From Balneola sp. MJW-20:
TCCATTCTTCTTTAGGGATTAGTTCCATTTTCAGACCCTCAGTAGGAATAGCATCTTCGATCTTCTGGCCGGGTTGGGGCTGAATGATCCCATACTGTCCGCGGCTGCTTACCAGGATCGATTTACCATCTGCTGAAGCAACTGCTCTGCTAACCCCTTCCATAATGGTTACCTCTTCCCTCTTTTCGGTATCATAACCCATAAGCATCGGAGCACCACCTGATGAACCTGTATTAGGGAAACGCTGGTACACCAATAAATTATCACCAAAAAAGCCTACCATAGCGCCGAAATTACCGGGCTCGACCGGAAGCACAGCGATCCTGCTTTCCAGTCCTTCCAGGTTGATCTCCACGTCCATTTCTTCATTATCTTCTGCAGGTTCGTCGTCCTCTTCACCATCCTTAGACGCCTCCACCTGATCATTCTCAGGCTGCAGCAAATAAGGTGATTCCCCGGTAAGACTAAGCCCAACTATATGAGTCGAATTAGGATAGATCCAGGTATTATCAAGATCTGAATAAGCTGCATTGAAGTTCCTGCTCGTCTGGAAGAATAAATATTCTCCATTGTTACTGAATACTGCATTACCGGAATCATAATAACTGCTGGTAGCCTGATGCAGCTCTCCGTTATCCATATCAAACAGCATAACCGCAAACTGTCCGTTTTCCATACCCCTGCTGAATGAGATCCATCTGGAATCAGGTGACCAGGTGATCGGGAATCCAGGACGACCACCATGGCCTACATTCCAATTCGTATTTCCGACTTCAGTAGTCCTCCCGTTATCTACACTCAGAACATATATTGTGTTGGTCTCATCAATGAAGGCAATATGCTTACTGTCCGGAGACCAGTACAGTGTATACCCGTAGCCTTTATCCCGATCTGTGAGTTTACGTGCTTTATTGGTACCGTTCACCGACGATAACCATATCTCATACTCTCCACTCCGATCACTCCAGTATGCAATATGCTTACCATCCGGAGACCACGCCGGATCCCGGTCATTAGCTCCGCTTGATTTGGTTATATTCATCGTATACCCATCTGATACCGGCACATTAAAGAGTTCCCCTCTGGCTTCGAATACCACTCTTTTACCGCCCGGAGATGCGGTCATATTCTGTATACTGTTGCTGACATCTAAGGTTTTTGGCATCTCTGCTGAAAGGTCACTAACTATATTGATATCCACAGTTCCGAATTCCCGGGAATCAAGATCCATCAGGTATAATTCACCGCCTACTTCAAATACCAGATCCTCCGGACCGGCAGAGAGGAATGAAATATCAAAATCGGTGAAGTTGGTTACCTGTGTGGCATTTCCGCTATTTGTGTCGTAAGCCCAGATATTAAGCCTGAAATTCGGCCCCTGATCGGATAAGAAATAAACCGTGTCACCTGCCCATGCCGGCTTCCCGTCATTGAATTCATTCTCAGTAATGTTGACAGCTTGATTACTGTTCAGGTCAAAGAGAATGATATCAGAAGCCAGACCACCTTTATAACGTTTAAAAGGGTAATTTTCTGTGATCTTTGTGATATATGCCAGTTTACTGCCATCAGGTGAATAGCTCGCCAGTTCTCCGTAAGGAATAGCCAGTTTTTCAGGTAGTCCTCCCTCCTTATCTACTAAAAAGAACTGCCTCGATGACCTTTGACCGAGGTGCCTTCTGGAGGCGAATAAAAGATGTTCTCCATCCGGATGCCATTCGATCATCCGGTCAGAATGCGATTGATAGGTTACTCGGGTGGGCACTCCTCCCGTAACCGGCATTACATATACATCTTCATTTCCATCATACATTGCTGTAAATGCGATCTCTGAACCGTCAGGTGAAAACCGAGGCCATGACTCCTCTCCCTGTGAATGGGTGACCTGCATGGCTGTTCCGCCGTTCTTTTCAACCAGCCAGATATCACCACCATATACAAATGTGATATGAGAATCTGAAACATCCATATACCGCATGAGTTTCGCGCTTATCTGTCCGTATGAAGAGGCAGAAAATAAAATTAAGATTAGCACTGTGTTAAGAGTCCGCATATTCCATCCCGTTTGTTTGAATTGAAGGGCGC
This genomic window contains:
- a CDS encoding PDZ domain-containing protein, whose product is MDVSDSHITFVYGGDIWLVEKNGGTAMQVTHSQGEESWPRFSPDGSEIAFTAMYDGNEDVYVMPVTGGVPTRVTYQSHSDRMIEWHPDGEHLLFASRRHLGQRSSRQFFLVDKEGGLPEKLAIPYGELASYSPDGSKLAYITKITENYPFKRYKGGLASDIILFDLNSNQAVNITENEFNDGKPAWAGDTVYFLSDQGPNFRLNIWAYDTNSGNATQVTNFTDFDISFLSAGPEDLVFEVGGELYLMDLDSREFGTVDINIVSDLSAEMPKTLDVSNSIQNMTASPGGKRVVFEARGELFNVPVSDGYTMNITKSSGANDRDPAWSPDGKHIAYWSDRSGEYEIWLSSVNGTNKARKLTDRDKGYGYTLYWSPDSKHIAFIDETNTIYVLSVDNGRTTEVGNTNWNVGHGGRPGFPITWSPDSRWISFSRGMENGQFAVMLFDMDNGELHQATSSYYDSGNAVFSNNGEYLFFQTSRNFNAAYSDLDNTWIYPNSTHIVGLSLTGESPYLLQPENDQVEASKDGEEDDEPAEDNEEMDVEINLEGLESRIAVLPVEPGNFGAMVGFFGDNLLVYQRFPNTGSSGGAPMLMGYDTEKREEVTIMEGVSRAVASADGKSILVSSRGQYGIIQPQPGQKIEDAIPTEGLKMELIPKEEWRQIFMDTWRRYRDFFYDPDMHGVDWGEMKDRYGELIDDARTRWDITNLQSNMQAELSAGHTYTGGGDTENINAVGTGYLGIDWELNNGKYRISRIVKPAEWDTEIRSPFDRPGVNVNVGDYIHSVNGMMIDPSQDPYASFEGLDDQTVSLMISSSGNSGEAVEVIVETLNTGEEVQLRYLEWIENNRKMVDELSDGKLGYVYMSNTSGQGQLELVRMYYGQLDKEGFIIDERFNGGGQLADRFLELMQRPIVYNLHWRHGRDHRWPIKANTGPMGMLINGWAGSGGDGLPWAFQELEAGPIVGERTLGILVGPATGHQLIDGGGITVPGARLYDNDGHWFWEGEGVRPDIKVWDDPNQLIQGRDPQIERVVAEVMRLLESEGGNEMTPAPKPDDRTANGLKDN